From the bacterium genome, one window contains:
- the rplS gene encoding 50S ribosomal protein L19, with protein sequence MQIELLQKPQLKAKLPEIKPGDTVRVHQLIREGNKTRTQVFEGLVIRYRKANTGNAFLTVRKIASGVGVEKSWFVHSPNVQKIEVMRRSKVRRAFLSYMRGLRGKAARLTEQDFDKAAANEADHRTADELAALEAEEKAAAEPEVVASTEDIAAQENKEAAQADAASDANSNDDEQQLAAEETQAGVDQAEAETDKKQDKATA encoded by the coding sequence ATGCAAATCGAACTCCTGCAAAAGCCACAACTTAAGGCAAAACTTCCAGAGATTAAGCCAGGTGACACCGTACGCGTCCACCAACTGATTCGTGAAGGAAATAAAACCCGAACCCAGGTCTTCGAAGGGCTTGTGATCCGTTATCGCAAAGCTAACACTGGTAACGCATTCTTGACCGTGCGTAAGATCGCTTCAGGTGTAGGTGTCGAAAAAAGCTGGTTTGTACATAGTCCAAATGTCCAAAAGATCGAAGTAATGCGTCGCAGCAAGGTACGTCGTGCGTTCTTGAGCTACATGCGCGGTCTTCGTGGTAAGGCAGCTCGTCTGACTGAGCAGGACTTTGATAAAGCCGCAGCCAACGAAGCAGATCACCGTACAGCCGATGAGCTGGCAGCACTCGAGGCCGAAGAAAAAGCCGCAGCCGAGCCAGAAGTTGTCGCTTCTACTGAAGACATCGCAGCTCAAGAAAACAAGGAAGCAGCTCAAGCCGATGCTGCAAGTGACGCAAACAGCAATGATGACGAGCAGCAGCTTGCCGCCGAAGAGACTCAAGCTGGTGTCGACCAGGCTGAAGCCGAAACTGATAAGAAGCAAGACAAGGCCACAGCCTAA